A single region of the Leptospira bouyouniensis genome encodes:
- a CDS encoding phage portal protein, with protein sequence MSLPMPRPRGKNYEKNLFYRTPPELREKVVQGKAKAVEEPSSDPRTMTVEEFRKSFFYSPAKSTVKQAVELNNRMFNLLETAKDKKNPIYSDDMVVPVQQGIRVRPIYRIPLEDLRNISYASSLIGAIHQIMADDVSMYAKIGEDPGFEFILKQKNISATDLQRQEMVSFANRVFLMGDKSQADWRERERLGEVLEMATRDTLAIDAVAYLRTFNRAGEICDVRYLDPATIFRVDPRKGYKGDKNITHVQIVHNTVTETYESGRIVYRHKNNLSDIRMRGFGYSPIESCLVEIMSLLFTIKHNADRFNSRNPPKAIISSKNAIPKADQERIELIWENAFYGPREGFKIPMMFGAGEIQVHNLDVSDDFEFDKMLQMVSSFIIARHGIDPAQLGLRLNQSQSLAEPSMDGRQHFSRDRAHGSIMSFHQDCLNEVFDPSDESPIALNFIGVKTEQEDKKADLEDKQFKVSRSLDEIRKANDLPTMKEEAEDYVARGIITVEQGKKLARLGLLRGNQYFSQEFGKVFADEEQAQGGIEEEHSPVASGNQVELPWGEEDFLPNE encoded by the coding sequence TTGTCACTTCCCATGCCGAGACCACGTGGGAAAAATTATGAGAAGAATCTATTCTATCGAACTCCACCAGAGTTAAGAGAGAAGGTTGTTCAAGGTAAGGCTAAAGCAGTCGAGGAACCCTCTTCCGATCCGAGGACCATGACTGTGGAGGAGTTTAGGAAATCCTTTTTTTATTCACCTGCAAAATCAACAGTTAAGCAGGCAGTTGAATTAAATAATCGAATGTTTAATTTGCTGGAAACAGCAAAGGACAAAAAGAATCCAATTTATTCAGATGATATGGTGGTCCCTGTCCAGCAAGGGATCCGAGTTCGTCCGATATATCGTATACCTCTCGAGGATCTAAGGAATATATCTTATGCATCTTCACTGATAGGCGCAATTCACCAAATCATGGCTGATGATGTATCAATGTATGCGAAAATTGGAGAGGATCCAGGATTCGAGTTTATTCTAAAGCAAAAGAACATATCCGCAACAGATTTGCAAAGGCAAGAGATGGTCAGTTTCGCAAATCGTGTTTTCCTAATGGGAGACAAATCACAAGCAGATTGGAGAGAGCGTGAACGACTCGGAGAAGTCCTTGAAATGGCTACTAGGGACACTCTTGCAATAGATGCCGTTGCATATTTGAGAACTTTTAATCGAGCAGGAGAGATTTGTGACGTTCGTTATTTGGATCCCGCGACTATTTTCCGTGTGGATCCAAGGAAAGGATACAAAGGTGATAAAAATATCACTCACGTTCAAATCGTACACAATACAGTCACTGAGACTTATGAATCAGGACGAATTGTTTACCGTCATAAAAATAACCTTTCTGATATTCGAATGCGTGGGTTTGGTTATTCGCCTATCGAGTCTTGTTTGGTTGAGATCATGTCCCTACTCTTTACTATAAAACATAATGCAGACAGATTCAACTCTAGGAATCCACCAAAGGCTATTATTTCTTCAAAAAACGCAATTCCTAAAGCTGATCAAGAGCGAATTGAACTCATTTGGGAAAATGCCTTTTATGGACCGAGAGAGGGTTTCAAAATCCCAATGATGTTTGGGGCTGGAGAAATTCAGGTACATAACTTGGATGTGTCGGATGATTTTGAATTCGATAAAATGCTCCAAATGGTTTCTTCATTTATTATTGCAAGACACGGAATTGATCCTGCACAACTCGGACTTAGACTTAATCAATCACAATCATTAGCAGAGCCTTCCATGGATGGAAGACAGCATTTTTCCAGAGATCGAGCTCATGGATCTATCATGAGTTTTCATCAAGATTGTCTCAATGAAGTTTTCGATCCGAGTGATGAAAGCCCAATCGCATTGAATTTCATCGGAGTGAAAACAGAGCAAGAGGACAAAAAAGCAGACCTCGAAGACAAACAATTCAAAGTTAGTCGGTCACTTGATGAAATACGTAAAGCAAATGATTTACCTACCATGAAAGAGGAAGCGGAAGATTATGTAGCTCGCGGAATCATAACGGTAGAGCAGGGAAAGAAACTGGCACGTCTTGGCCTCTTACGTGGAAATCAATATTTCAGTCAGGAGTTTGGGAAAGTCTTCGCAGACGAGGAACAAGCGCAAGGTGGTATTGAGGAAGAACATTCTCCAGTTGCAAGCGGTAACCAGGTAGAATTGCCTTGGGGTGAAGAAGACTTTCTACCGAATGAGTAG